In Megalobrama amblycephala isolate DHTTF-2021 linkage group LG21, ASM1881202v1, whole genome shotgun sequence, the genomic stretch TTGGAATTTGATTTTGCGCCAATACAATCATGAAATTAACCACAGTTTAACCATAAATGAAAGTCTCTGATATCCAAAACCTGTTCTATTTTGTTCATTCATAAATTGAGCCGttttcaaacaacaaataaaacaaataaaacaacttttaatGCTGGTATTCATCTTATCTAATAGACATTGACCGGTGTACTCAGTATACTTGGTCTTTTTGATGGCGTGGCAGTTCAACAACCTTTGGAAAAAGAACATTCTAGCTGTTGTCATTGTCGATTATCCAGTTGATCCAGGAGATGTAGTTGCGGACTTTGGTGTAGACTCCTGGGAAATAAGGGTTGGCACAGCTGATGCCCCAGGACACGATCCCCTCAAAATAACCGTTACAGATGAGAGGCCCACCAGAGTCGCCCTGCAGCCAAACACAGCAGGATGTCACCACAGATCACACAGTGTTAAGCATTATACAAAGCTGTTTGTTTTAGcgaaaatgtattttgtatgCGTATTCTCCTCCTTTCTCTCAGAGAGAAAAACCCCTACTGCTCGGATTCACCTGGCAGGAGTCTTTGCCGCCCAGTGGGGAGCCGGCGCACACCATGTTGTCTGTGATTcggtagtagtagtagtattgaCACTGAGGGATGATCTGGACATCCACAGCACGCAAGACGGGGGACAGGTAATAACTGTAGACCTGAGTGACGCCCCAGCCGCTCACCGTGCAAATTGTGCCCCCTGTTATAGGAGCGAGTGAGGTTGGCAGCATGGCTGGCTGAACGTTGGCATTGAGCTCTGCGGGCTTCTCCAACTGATGCACAGAtccaaatgaaaatgaaaattgcatatttaaaggattagttcactttaaaattaaaattaccccaagatttactcactctcaagtcatcctaggtgtatatgactctcttctttcagatgaacacaactggaagttatattaataaatatcctgacgcatctgagctttataatggcagtgaacgggaccaatgagtttgaagctcaagaaggtgcttccatccatcataaacgtactccacacggctccggggggttaacaaaggctttctgaagcgaagcgatgcatttgtgtaaaaaaaatatccatatttcacacgttataaagtaaaatatctagcttctgctaGACCGctttctgtattcaacttacaaaaaaagtgtaaaactcttgcagtttaAAACGCTACGTCCTCCTATGCCTTCCATGTTCAACTTACGaaataagttgaatatggaagttgaatattttactttataacttgttaaatatggatatttttcttacacaaatgcatcgcatcgcttcagaaggcctttatttacggagccccgcacatgacatgcaaaaaatgcgcatgatttataaatcgagggaacaaaatagtaaatcgtgcacacgttttagtaaatcgagggagcgaaatagtaaatcgtgcgcacgttgtagtaaa encodes the following:
- the si:dkey-33m11.8 gene encoding LOW QUALITY PROTEIN: trypsin-3 (The sequence of the model RefSeq protein was modified relative to this genomic sequence to represent the inferred CDS: deleted 2 bases in 2 codons); this translates as MKKCLEYTLLLIISTLHGSLQQRIIGGQEVEPYSIKYQASVQYNNYHYCGGTLIHKQWVVTAAHCWRPSYLIKVVLSEHDLSKKEGFEQVFNVSRVLVYYMYNYRTFDSDIMLLKLEKPAELNANVQPAMLPTSLAPITGGTICTVSGWGVTQVYSYYLSPVLRAVDVQIIPQCQYYYYYRITDNMVCAGSPLGGKDSCQGDSGGPLICNGYFEGIVSWGISCANPYFPGVYTKVRNYISWINWIIDNDNS